CTCCTCTTCTTCGTCATCCTGCTCTTCACCCTCGAGCTGTTCCTCTACGTCGCCCTCACCCTCGCCTTCTCGCTCTTCCATTTCTTCAGCTCCCGCCGGCTCCCCCATGTCCGTCGTTGGAGCCGTCTCCGCGCCTTCGGGAACCTGATCGGCGTGCACAATGCGCCAGAGGACGCCGCTGGAGCCAGGGTTGACCGCGTAGTCGCGTGACCACTCGCACTCGCACGTAGTCATGTAGATGTTGCCGGCCTCGTCGTTGCCACCGCCGGTTGCCTGCATGCCGGTGTTGAGGAGGACTGCGTAGGCCCAGTTGCCTCCGTCATCGTGGCTGAGGCCCCAGACCTTGCCGGTGCAGTAGTCGGAGTTGAAGTAGACGCCGTTCAGATCCTCGAACTCGTCACCACGGTAGACGCCAAGGCCGGTGATCGAGCAGTCGCCCTCGTCGTGGTTGTACTCAGCTACCGGCAAGACGCCCACTCTCTGCTGCGGGTCCGCCGGTCGTTCGCCCGCCCGCGTGTACTCCTCAGGCGGATAGGGATGCGACCCTTCCATGAAGGGCCAGCCGAAGTTCATGCCGCCTTCACTGCCGCTGGGCACGAAGTTGATCTCCTCCCAGGCGTCCTGCCCGACATCGGTGACGTAGAGGTCGCCGGTTTCCGGATCGAAACCCGACATCCAGGGGTTTCTAAGGCCGTAGGCCCAGATTTCGGGTGCTGACTCGGGACGGTACTGCGCGGCGTCCTCGAGGCCGAAGCTGACCCGCCTGATGCCCGCCCCGGCAAAGGGGTTGTCGTCGGGGATGCGGTAGCCCCGCCGGGAATCCTGCTGGTTCACGTCGATGCGGGCAATCGAGCCGAGGATGGTGTTGACGTTCTGGGCGTTGGCGTGGGGGTCGCCAGCCAGACCGCCGTCACCCAGGTTGATGTAGAGATAGCCGTCGGGGCCGAAGTGAATCGTCCCGCCGTTGTGGTTGACGTAGGGTTGGGGCACGGCTAGCAGGAGCCGAGCGGAGTCCGGATCGGCCTGGTTGGGGTCGTCCGAAACCCGGTACTCTTCCACGAACGACTGGCCGTTGGTCACGTAGTCGCTGTAGTAGACGTAGAAGAGTCCGTTCTCACTGTAGTCGGGGTGAAAGGCCAAGCCGAGGAGGCCCTGCTCGAGAAAGTCGATCTTGACATTTTGGCTGATGTCTAAAAAGGGTTCGTCTAAGAGCTCGCCGCTCTCGTCCAAGATGCGGACGCGGCCTACCCGCTCGATGATGAACAGCCTGCCGCTGCCGTCACCTGCGTTGGCGACCTTGATGGGGTCGGTGAGGCCATCGGCGACCCTGACGAGCTGAATCGCGACGTTGCCGGGGAGTTGACCTCCAGGTGTCACCGTGGCTTGACCAGAAGTCTCCACGTCCGTCTCCTGGGTTGCCGTCTGGTCCTGCTGCCCAAAGGCATATAAGCCGAGAACCAAGACCGCCATGATCCGAACCGCTCTAAGCATTCTTCCCATCACCATTCATTCTCCTTTGTGAGGGGCAGCAGGGAGGGACACGCTGTCAAGCCTAAGATTGTAAGAAGATACACAAGAGTCCGTACAGGAGTGTCCGCAATGGTTGCTGACTTCCCTCAATCACTGCTATGGTTGCTCACGCTTAGGCTTCAGGCAGACTCCAAGAAAATCTTAAGCTTCTTTAAAAGCGGAACAAAGTTATCCAAATTACACTTCCAGCCTTTGGCAGTCGCCTTGGCACCTACTCGAGCCAGCCCAGCCGCGCTGAAATCTCCTTACCGGCCGCGCCTATGCTCCGGGCCAGCGCCTCGAGCCGCTCGTCACCCAGCCTCGCCACCGGCGCGGACACGGACAGGGCGGCCACCACCCCACCGTGACGGTCTCGCACCGGCGCGGCCACGCAGCGCACGCCGGGCTCGAACTCCTCTAAGTCACGCGCGTAGCCCCGCTCGCGGACCCGGCGGAGCTCCTCGAGGACCGCCCCCGGCTCGGTCAGGGTGGTGCCGGTAAAGGCGGCCAAGGGTGCCTCCTCGAGCAGCCCCTGCACCGCCCTCTCGTCCTGCCAGGCGAGCAGGACCTTGCCGACGCCCGAGGAGTGCAGCGGCGTGCGCGCGCCGATCTGGGTGAACATGCG
The nucleotide sequence above comes from Deinococcota bacterium. Encoded proteins:
- a CDS encoding PQQ-dependent sugar dehydrogenase, whose protein sequence is MGRMLRAVRIMAVLVLGLYAFGQQDQTATQETDVETSGQATVTPGGQLPGNVAIQLVRVADGLTDPIKVANAGDGSGRLFIIERVGRVRILDESGELLDEPFLDISQNVKIDFLEQGLLGLAFHPDYSENGLFYVYYSDYVTNGQSFVEEYRVSDDPNQADPDSARLLLAVPQPYVNHNGGTIHFGPDGYLYINLGDGGLAGDPHANAQNVNTILGSIARIDVNQQDSRRGYRIPDDNPFAGAGIRRVSFGLEDAAQYRPESAPEIWAYGLRNPWMSGFDPETGDLYVTDVGQDAWEEINFVPSGSEGGMNFGWPFMEGSHPYPPEEYTRAGERPADPQQRVGVLPVAEYNHDEGDCSITGLGVYRGDEFEDLNGVYFNSDYCTGKVWGLSHDDGGNWAYAVLLNTGMQATGGGNDEAGNIYMTTCECEWSRDYAVNPGSSGVLWRIVHADQVPEGAETAPTTDMGEPAGAEEMEEREGEGEGDVEEQLEGEEQDDEEEEEGSGG
- a CDS encoding IclR family transcriptional regulator; translation: GERVRALDRGLMVLEALAKASELSLTELGDRVGLAYSTAHRILETLRQRGYVVQSHETGRYSLGVRAFEVGSGFLAKGQLPEAAQAPMRKLVDELNETVNLAVQDGREAIYIYQVEGRQKVRMFTQIGARTPLHSSGVGKVLLAWQDERAVQGLLEEAPLAAFTGTTLTEPGAVLEELRRVRERGYARDLEEFEPGVRCVAAPVRDRHGGVVAALSVSAPVARLGDERLEALARSIGAAGKEISARLGWLE